Proteins found in one Gossypium hirsutum isolate 1008001.06 unplaced genomic scaffold, Gossypium_hirsutum_v2.1 scaffold_538, whole genome shotgun sequence genomic segment:
- the LOC107900099 gene encoding uncharacterized protein, translating to MNEWFTKYLRTNPTIQQPPPLVSQPIPKVPQGPKPVRIGKPQIDKIRKHEAEKFRATVDVDLEWAEFWVENSIRVFDKLSCTPAECLRCAVSLQKDTTYHWWNTITSVAPRENVTWEFFQAEFRKKYVSQRFMDQKKKEFLELKQVNMTVSEYKREFV from the coding sequence atgaatgaatggtttacaaaATACTTGAGAACAAACCCTACTATACAACAGCCTCCCCCACTTGTTTCCCAACCGATTCCTAAGGTACCACAGGGTCCTAaacctgttagaattggtaagcctcaAATAGATAAAATCCGTAAACATGAGGCAGAAAAATTTAGAGCTACCGTAGATGTTGATCTAGAATGGGCTGAGTTTTGGGTAGAAAATTCTATTCGGGTTTTTGATAAATTATCTTGTACGCCTGCTGAATGTTTAAGATGTGCAGTATCTCTACAGAAAGATAcaacttaccattggtggaataccataacttcagtgGCACCGAGAGAgaatgttacatgggaattcttccaagctgaattcagGAAGAAGTATGTAAGCCAAAGAttcatggatcagaaaaagaaagaatttctagagctcaaacaAG